The genomic stretch GGCTTCGCCGGTTTGCTGCTGGGCCGCCTGCTCGACCTGACGTTGCACAACGGCGACGCCCGGATGCTGCTGGGCCCGATCGCCGGCGCCGGCCCGCGCACCGGCGAGCCGGATTCGTTCGCCGATTTCGCGGCGCTGCTCAACGCGTTTTTCGTCCAGGCCGACCACCAGGTGAAACTTTGCCTATCGGCTTCCAACCTGCGTGACCGCGTGTTCGCCGACCTGCTGCCGGCGCCGATGATCTCCGCCTTCATTCGGGGCTGCGCCGACCGCCGCCGCGACGTCACCCGCGGCGGGGCCGATTACAACCTCACCGGCATCAACATGATCAACAGCCTGGCGAACGTGATCGATTCGCTGTACGTCATCCGGCGGCTCGTGTACGAGGAAAAACGGTTCTCGCTCGGCGCTTTGGTGCGGGCGACGGACGAAAACTTCGTCGGCCACGAGGCAATTCTCGCCGCGGTGCGGGAAGTGAGTGGCAAGTGGGGCAACGGCGAGCCGGAGTGCGACGCCCTCGCCCGCGAATTCACCGACCGGCTCTTCGCCCTGGTCGAGAAGCGGTCGACCTTCAAGGGCGGTCCGGTGGCGCCGTTCCTCAACAGCATGACCTCGCACACCCTCGACGGCCGCCTGTCGCCGGCGACGCCCGACGGCCGCCGGGCCGCGACGCCCTACGCCGCCAGTTGCAACCCGTACAACGTCGAACGCGCCGGCCTGACCGGCGTGCTGCGCTCGGTCGCCGCGCTAGATTTCACGCGACAGCTCGGCTGCGCCGTCAACATCCGCCAGCATCCGTCGGCGCTGGGCGCGCACCCCGAAACGCGCCGGAAGTGGATCGACCTCGTGCGGACCTACTTCCGCCTCGGCGGCGCGCAACTTCAGCCCACGGTGGCTTCGGCCGACACCTTGCGCGCCGCGCAACGTCGGCCGGACGAGCACCGCGACCTGATCGTCAAGGTCGGCGGCTACAGCACCTATTTCGTCGACCTCGGGCGCGAGATTCAGGACGAGATCATCGCCCGCACGGAGCACCAGGCGACATGAACGGCATCGTTTTCGACCTGCAGTACAACGCGCTTCACGACGGGCCGGGCATCCGTACGCTGATCTTTCTGAAGGGCTGCCCGCTCGATTGCGCCTGGTGCCACAACCCCGAGTCCAAGGCGCTCGGCCTCGAAATGGCCTTTTGCCGCGACCGGTGCGTCGCCTGCGGCCGCTGCGTCGAGGTCTGCCCGCGCCAGGCGGTGCATTTGCACGACAAAACGATCCATCGGCTGGCCGATCGTTGCACGGTCTGCGGCGAATGCGCGGCGGCGTGCCAACAAAAGGCGCTGGAAAAAATCGGGCGCGAAATTTCGGCGGCCGCCGTGGTCGAGGCGGCACGGCGCGACCGGCCGTTTTACGAGCAGTCGGGCGGCGGCGCGACGTTTTCCGGCGGCGAGCCGACCATCCAGCTGGATTTTCTGCTGGCGGCGGCGCAGGCGCTTCGCGCCGACGGCATTCACGTCGCTCTCGAGACGTGCGGCCTGTTTCCGGCGGCGCGGCGCGCGGATCTCGCGGCGGCGATCGATCTGTTTCTCTTCGACCTCAAGTTGATCGACGACGGCGCGCACCGGCGCTGGACCGGCTCGCCGAACGAAAAGATCCTCGAAAATTTTGCCTGGCTGGCCGCGGCCCTGCCCCCCGAACGGCTGTGGGCGCGGCTGCCGGTGATTCCGGGCGTCACGGATACGCCCGCCGCCTTGCGGCAACTCGTCGAATACCTGCAATGGACCGGCTTTCGCGGCCCGGTCCACCTCATGCCCTACAACCGCCTCGCTAAAAACAAATGGGAAAAAATGGGCCGCGGCGACGATTACCGCGACTTCGGCGAACTCGCCCCCGCCGCCCTCGCCGCCGTGGCGAAACGCTTCGCCGCCGCGGGTTTCGCGGTGACCGTCAGCGAATAAATTTTCTTCTGGTCCGCGTCAAGTAACGCTAAAATGAGTTAGTGAAGATCGGCGCCATCCGAAAGGGATCGGGACGGGAGGACCGGATGAAAAAATATTGGTTGGGGTTGGTTCTGATGTTTTTTTGCGTTGGCTTGGCCTTTGTCGCTTGTCGGCAAACCGACGACGATGACGAAGATGACGCCGGGTCGGGTCCGGATCTGATTTCGGACGATGAGGATGGCGACGACGACGATGACGACGATGACGATGATGATGACAATGATGACAATGATGACGACAACGATAACGACGATGACGATACTCCGGGCGATGTCTGGACCGATTCGCTTTCGGGTTTGCAGTGGCAAAACGGCGATGCTCCCGGCTTGAATTGGGAAAAGGCCAAAAGCCATTGCGCGAATTTGAATTGGGGCGGCTTTGACGATTGGCGATTACCGACGGTTTCCGAGCTGCGCAGTTTTATCCGAGGGTGCGACAACACGGCAGCCGGCGGCGCCTGTGGAGTGACGGACGAGTGCCTGGCCTATATGAGTTGCTGGGATCCGCCTTGTGAAGGTTGCGGCTACTTTGGCGGTCCCGGCCGTGGCGGGCGTTATTGGCCGGCCGAACTGGCCGGTAATGGCTGGATTTATTGGTCCTCCTCGCAGGTGGTCGAGAATCACGACACGGCGTGGCGGGTCCATTTTACCAACGGCCTGGTTAGCTACAACGACACTACCTATCTCTATTTCGCTCGTTGCGTTCGCTAGCCGCCAGCCGGCGGCCAAGGCGAAAGGCCTTGTCCAGGTAAGGTTCGACGCCGCGCTTTTCGAGCGCTCCGGCATAGAACGAGCCGATCGTTTCGGCGTTCAGCGAATCGCGAATGCTGCTCGAAATATAGGGGGTCGCTTCGTCGCAAAAGCGGCGGAAGAACGGCGGCACGACGCCCGCCGAAACGATGATCGCCGCCCGGCGCGGCTTGGGGTCGCGCGGCAACGGGCAGCCGGTAATGGTCAAAATGCGCCGTTCGGGTTTGGCGAAGGTCCAGCAGACGCGTTCGAGAAAGGCCGTCAGGATGCCCGGCGGGTAACCCATGTGCACCGGCGTGCCGAAAATCAGGCGGTCGGCCGCCGCCAGTTTTTCGGCGAGGATGTCCATGTCGTCGCGGATCGCGCAGCGGGCGTAGGGTCCGGGCGCCCGGCTGTCGCGGCAGCTCAGGCAGTTTTTGCAGAACTCGATGCGGTAGTCGAACAGGTTGATCTTTTCGCCGCGCCCCGCCGGCTCGCGGCTTGCGGCGCCCTCGAGCGCCCGCTCCACCAACCGGTCCGTGCTCTTCCCCTTCCGCCCCGCGACAATCGCCAGCAGGTTCATGGCCGACTCCTTGGTTTGGCGACAAAATTGCCAATAAGTCCGTGCGGACAAATAATATCGCGAGTTTCCGAAGATTGCCAAGAATGGGGTTTATTTATATTTCTTTTTATGCAGATAAATCATCAGCACTTGGAGGGCGGCGGGGGTGACGCCGGGGATGCGGCCGGCCTGGCCGAGGGTGCGGGGACGGACGGCGGCCAGCTTGCCGGCGATTTCGGTAGAGAGGCCGGGCAATTCGCGATAAGGTAAATCATCAGGAAGTTCAATGGCTTCCGATTCACTGAGCCGCCGTGCCGATTGTTCCTGCCGGTCGAGGTAGCCGTGATAGTGGATCTGGATTTCGATCTGCTCGATGATTTCTTCG from Myxococcales bacterium encodes the following:
- a CDS encoding DUF1566 domain-containing protein, coding for MQWQNGDAPGLNWEKAKSHCANLNWGGFDDWRLPTVSELRSFIRGCDNTAAGGACGVTDECLAYMSCWDPPCEGCGYFGGPGRGGRYWPAELAGNGWIYWSSSQVVENHDTAWRVHFTNGLVSYNDTTYLYFARCVR
- a CDS encoding glycyl-radical enzyme activating protein; this encodes MNGIVFDLQYNALHDGPGIRTLIFLKGCPLDCAWCHNPESKALGLEMAFCRDRCVACGRCVEVCPRQAVHLHDKTIHRLADRCTVCGECAAACQQKALEKIGREISAAAVVEAARRDRPFYEQSGGGATFSGGEPTIQLDFLLAAAQALRADGIHVALETCGLFPAARRADLAAAIDLFLFDLKLIDDGAHRRWTGSPNEKILENFAWLAAALPPERLWARLPVIPGVTDTPAALRQLVEYLQWTGFRGPVHLMPYNRLAKNKWEKMGRGDDYRDFGELAPAALAAVAKRFAAAGFAVTVSE